ttgtattttcgatatggtttcacgggatacctgtaaaagtaacaaatttggagatgaaataaaaaatacaaaaatactccaaaataCCAATCATAATAAGCCTCCCTGTTCGAGCGCCCCAATAAATCTGCTAACTCTTCGTCTTCTGAGactactacgaagtgcgaaattcaaacttcgtatgttgctgtcccgctgacgcttacattatttaatgcgagagtgagagggacggtacagcATTAATAtcggccacagcggagcgtgcaaaaatatctggcacgtccttccggctctagaaatagagtcgtatcagatatttatgcacgtttgttgtgtcagatatggtgctggtgactgtacgacacgaacttcgatttccgtagtagcccctctgcttTGTGGTAGTCACTCGATGACTTTTCTCTCCCAACAATTAAGTTAAGTACACAAGTTAACATTCACGCAAAAGTCAACAGTCTAGAAAACATTTCTTAACCTATCGTACTAGTGGAATGTACTCCCGCAACTTGTGGTCagtgaattttaatttagacgaccggatggccaagtggttatagaacctgactacgaagcttgaggtcccggcttcgattcccggccggggcagatatttgtgtgaacagtacaaatgtttgttctcgggtcttggatgtttaatatgtatttaagtgtgtatttatctatataagtatgtttattcttTGCAAcgggtcatcttcttaagttctTTACCTATATATGTGCTGTGTGTGGTTGTGTACCTGAAGTAAGTCCATCATGAGGGCTCGATCCTCTTCGTCCTGgtctttgtatttttctttgatCTTCTTGAGTTTGCTGCGTTGCCCCCGCTTGATGGTCGGTTCCTTCTTCTCTTCTTGCTTCGTATCTTTCTTCTGTTCTTTGCTGTTCTGTTTCTTGCCGGTCTTCTTTGGTAGCGCGGGGAACGATGGTTTGTCGTCGCCTATAAAATGAAAATCCTCAGTTTGATGATGTTTCGATCATCAATAGCATCTTGAtataccgaaaatacaaactgaaatgtaTGCATCtagcacagaaaaaccagaaaaatagaccagcgatgggaatcgaacccaggtcctcagcattccgtgctgcgtgctatacccctacactaccactggacaggagtacagacacaaatttctcctatgcaacACTTGtatcagcttgtttgtttcttatttagtcacttaaggagcaacactagcgacatctatgttttacccctcatcgagaaactttcaacactccatcggaactaaccgctcacccggacaagagatgtaacacaaatttggagttgaaataaaaaatacaaaaagactccaaaaaaaccaatcttaatcttgATATACCAAATTGTAGATTTCATTATAGTAAGATTGTTAAATATGAAAggcattaaggggctgtttcaccatccattgattagtgttaactggcggttaggtgtgatgccggctctatttgttttgttcgaagagacggagacggcatcacatttaaccgtcggttaacgctaatcaatggatggtaaaacagcccctaaatatatttaatatgattcttttaattttttaattacctacttagtttttaattaagttaaaattattattatttggtggTATCGTtcctattgtatttttaaaatataacaaataagaAACGTTTCTTCTTTAACCTTTTAACGCTCAggtaaaatttttgatttatgaacatcaaactttatgtcatttgtgatagtttgatttaaaatttcaataagtcctttataaaggactctaaTGGTGGCGATTAGTCGATGTTCTACTACTTTTCCTTCCCATTGTACTTTACCCCGTATATCGAacgaaaatatgtaaataaacatCTCTCTCTACTTACTCCTGTCTGACACCTCTGACATGGTGCGCGTCTTTGACTTCATGATCACTTCCCCAGTTCCGTGGTCGATCTGTATGAACAAACAAGTTTTACAACAATACTCGTAtgtgtgaaatatttttttctgttgtttAGGCAGCGTTGCCTCCAAAGATGTCcgaggatcatcatcatcagccagaagacgttctccctgaacaaaggcctcccccttagaacgccacaatgaacgacaactcgcacttgcatccaccggttgtccGTAACTCTCACGATGCATCAGTCCTTCTAGTGGAGTCGGTGCGTatgcaaggatgtgttgcgagaaatgtgtctCTCATTAACAATAGAAACACTTCTTTACCTATCGTCAGACAGAACATGTCTAGCTGATACAGCTGAACGGAACGAGGCGAGTTAAATGAAGCGGTTAGGGCTCATAATGTCCCACTCGCAAAATGTCCCACCACCAAAATTACGTCCCTTTCAGAAATGGCCCCTTAAGCAAAATACCCCATTCACATTACGTCCCTTTCTCAAAATGTCCATTGTTTTCGCAAAATGGCCCTTCTGAAAATGTCCCGTTCGCAAAACGTCCCGTCTGCAAAATGTCACATTAGCAAAATGTCCCGTTCGCAAAATGTCCCGCCTGCAAAATTCttgtttaaataaagaaattaggCTCTCTCTCATGGATTGAAAGGAAGGACATTTTGCGGAAGGGACGTTTTGCGAACGGGACATTTTGCGAAAGGGACGTTGTGCGAACGGGACGTAATTTATGTGACGGGACATCTTTGAGAACGGGACAAAGGGATTGGGTTGGGATTGCGAGTGGGACATTATGAGGCCTAAccaatgaagcgtttctattggttcatgaaaaacacaatctcgcaacacaacctcgcacatgtctggtggaaacggaggtTTAGGGTTTCATATCTTAAATGGAGTAACGGaatataaagttataaatatgaagtacgagtatgtatacttAAATTGTGTATGCCGCATTTAACCATAAGGCAGAGTAGGGAACTGCCTAAgggcacaaaacagataggttcagaaatcaatctacatacaaagtgcgctcgagcaacgcacacatagacactgcccacggacacgatatctcggaccggttgggaccaatgcgagcgcgagtgccatccgctcgagacacgcgtctgtgaactttttagtgcaataatggagaatgcgaatttattacagtttaaaatcgtgcatttcgccaatgtcgaaatcgtcgcaagatattttctgtgacaaatttgtaatataacaatgacattaacattaaaatattttagttataatttatatttccattcttcccgtttcattctcaaaaataaatccaacaactagatacgagtgcccaACTCAagtactacggcccaagccctcttgttctgagaggaggcctgtggccagcagtgggacgtatataggctgggatgatgatgatgatgagatacgagtgccactgccacaatagttttttgtgcataagccatagttgacaaccttaggtaagaaaagtgaagtacatacatgagattgacttctgtacctatctgttttgtgctaGGGGCTCCGCGCGCGGACGAAAGAATTCGGAAATGTTTCATAGTGTGACACATTTTATCGGAGAAGTATCCTCAATGACAATAAGGATCATTGATTTCTTTCAACACATGTCAGATGATTTGATTGAACTAGAAACAAGCCGAGGCTTCAAACGACTAAAAAGGAGCTACAAGAATTGCATTTCCTGTCATGGTAAGCCGGTCCTGTGTGTGGAACTGTCATTGCGCGTCAGACACACGCTTGGCTGGTTTTCCGATACCTTGATATGAGTGTCGGGGAAGGCCTCGTCCTCGCTGTCTTCGTCGATGTCATCCAGCTGTTTGTCCGCCGCGGGCTTCGGCCAACCCTTCTCTTTGTCCTTTTCTTCCTCATCCGAACCGTCTGAAATGGACGTAcaattaaactagtttgctaatgcggttcgaaactcgaaacaacagaacagttttatttttctttctcattgTCAGCCTTTTTTGATCGCCACACCTATCGCGTCGATGGGTGTAGGGAGAACCTAAAATGCCGGTGGTACTGTACCTTTTTATTAGTTTAACAATACTTGAGAACAATTCCTCCtgtagtcaaagtcaaagataTTCACTTtattaccttgtcgctgtcacttcgtcTTTGAACGTTTGTATAAATCTTTCAGAAGATATACAGAGACAAGGTACTTGAGTGTGGAGCAGTGGCGCAGGCTTTATACAACACGATTCCCGCCGGCTTgccttaattatattttaacactCTTCTTTCACCCTTACCAAACTCATTGAATTCCTAAACAAAATTACCACAGGTATAGTTCCCTCACCGTCATCGGACACCGCGATCTCTTCGTCCTGCTCGTCTTGCTCCGACGCGGGGGGTGCGAGCGAGACAGCGTCGGACGCGAGCGAGGCGGCGTCCGACGCGTCGTCGGGGATTACAGACTTGCGCTCGTCGCGGTGTTTCTCGATGCAGCTGTCCTCCAGCTGAGAAAATATATGGTTTCTTTATATAACAGGAGGGTAACGAGCAGGCGGGTTACCTGATGGGAAGAAATCCCCGCCGCTCATGGACACtcataacataagttgagttacggatgcgttgccggccctttaggagcgtttatacctgctgagctggcaacattgcatttttgttagtttttctcgattattccataaaaaatgaatgaaaattaaaaatgtggtctgatagaactcttcttaatatacaagttaatgtgtctataggtagagtcattgacgatgacgcgtgccgtggttcttattacaatgtcattaatgtctaattttgacaaaatcacgcgtcttcgtggatggcactaggatAATAATTAGTCTCCGATAATTATTAGTTCTTCCGCCCGTTTCGTTAAGGAGCCGACGTTGAGTTGTCTAATCATCCGTTAGCGAAGACTTGGACCTTACTTATTCATTTGTTGTTAACGGAGCGAAGGACTCAGATTAGTTTTAACGACCGTATATGGACCCTGGGGGGCCCAGATACAAAAACGCCGTAATGCACCCGGAACATAAAACTGAACCCCATTTGCAGCAGTAAGTTATCCTTCTGTCCGTGAATTATGCGGGAGCTTATGGTACTCGCCCGTCAGCAAAGACTTGAACACTTGGCGTGCCCTACATGTGGGTCCCATTTAAAAACGCCGTAACTCACCCGACGGAAGGAAGAAAGGAAGCTGAACCCTATCTGCAGATGCTGCGACAGTAGATAGTTCTTTCGCCATCGTATCATCAAGGAGCCGGTGGTGAGGTACTCGCCCGTCAAGCAaggacacttaggggctgtttcaccatccattgattagtgttaactgacggttaaatgtcatgccgtctccgtctattccaacaaaacaaatagattaatttattgaatcaggcgttactttcctttaatttccttgctcacccgcgaccccacacaaacaaacaaacagagacggcatcacatttagccgtcagttaacactaatcaatggatggtgaaacagccccttagtgtgtACCACATGTGGGTCCCAGCTAATAGGCCACCCGGAACATAAAATTGAGCCCCATCGCTGCGGCATTAAATAGTTGCGCCCTCGTGTCATGAAGGAGCCGGTGGTGTGGTACTCGCCCGTCGGCGCGGACTTGGACACTTGGCGTGACCCACATACGGGtcccaacaaaaaaaaaaagcaactcACCCGGAACATAAAACTGAACCCCATTTGCAGATGCTGCGGCAGCAGATAGTTTTTGCGCCCTCGTATCATGAAGGAGCCGGTGGTGAGGTACTCGCCCGTCGGCGCGGACTTGGACACTTGGCGCGTGACCCACCACGCGCgggtcaacaaaaaaaaaaaaaaacgcaactCACCCCGGAACATAAAACTGAACCCCATTTGCAGATGCTGCGGCAGCAGATAGTTTTTCGCGCCCTCGTATCATGAAGGAGCCGGTGTGTGAGGTACTCGCCCGTCGGCGCGGACATGGACACTTGGCGTGACCCACATGCGGGtcccaacaaaaaaaaaaaaagcaactcCCCggaacataaaactgacccCATTTGCAGATGCTGCGGCAGCAGATAGTTTTTGCGCCCTCGTATCATGAAGGAGCCGGTGGTGAGGTACTCGCCCGTCGCGCGGACTTGGGACACTTGGCGTGACCCACATACGGGtcccaacaaaaaaaaagcaacTCACCCGGAACATAAAACTGAACCCCATTTGCAGATGCTGCGGCAGCAGATAGTTTTTGCGCCCTCGTATCATGAAGGAGCCGGTGGTGAGGTACTCGCCCGTCGGCGCGGACTTGGACACTTGGCGTGACCCACATACGGGtcccaacaaaaaaaaaagcaacTCACCCGGAACATAACTGAACCCCATTTGCAGATGCTGCGGCAGCAGATAGTTTTTGCGCCCTCGTATCATGAAGGAGCCGGTGGTGAGGTACTCGCCCGTCGGCGCGGACTTGGACACTTGGCGTGACCCACATACGggtcccaaaaaaaaaaaagcaactcACCCGGAACATAAAACTGAACCCCATTTGCAGATGCTGCGGCAGTAGATAGTTTTTGCGCCCTCGTATCATGAAGGAGCCGGTGGTGAGGTACTCGCCCGTCGGCGCGGACTTGGACACTTGGTGCGCGTGCACCCACCACGCGCTGGTCAGCACTTTCGCTTCCCACGCCACGCTGCACAAATAATGTTTAGTCCAgtaaaactaattaacaacAGCTATCATTTTCTAAatcatgtacatttatttagtaactgTTTCTAGCGAAATCAACGAGCatcgcaattttccgggatgaaaataTTACCAAGTGTCACCGGTAAGCTAAAATAGGGTTGTCTTAAATCANNNNNNNNNNNNNNNNNNNNNNNNNNNNNNNNNNNNNNNNNNNNNNNNNNNNNNNNNNNNNNNNNNNNNNNNNNNNNNNNNNNNNNNNNNNNNNNNNNNNtttaatgtgattttgaattccCGCGACTCataaaagtagcgtcaagtcgccgcgtcgagcagcagcgtcaagatggctgcttgcaggaatgatcttggccttggaagctgatttcttattgaaaaaaaacagtgttttgcCGAAATTTAAGTGGGttatttttttccagcgataaagctcaacattttcagctttatcgctatatgtcacgtgaccaaaTTTCACGTTGGGTGGGAATGCGTCGAGCGATTTGCATGTGGCTGCGCCTTTTATGCTAGTTTGAATGGAGTCGTGACGTTTTTGCTCGGCAGCTCACGCCGCGTTTCATTTGGAAATGCGAGAAGCAAAACGAACATTTTCGAATCGCGAAAACCCTCGCAGGTCCACGCTCTGCCTCTTATTAGATGTTCCCAAATCAAACCCTTCCAATGAACCCCTCAATCCCTCCAGATCCAAACGTTTCCCCCCTTCGACGGCACGGAGCGGCACTACCTGCGCGCGCAGATAGCTCGCATCCAGGCGGCCACGTCGGTCGCGCCCCAGGGGTTCTACACCTTCGGCT
This region of Choristoneura fumiferana chromosome 11, NRCan_CFum_1, whole genome shotgun sequence genomic DNA includes:
- the LOC141432457 gene encoding ribosome quality control complex subunit NEMF homolog — its product is MIRGRKNYLLPQHLQMGFSFMFRLEDSCIEKHRDERKSVIPDDASDAASLASDAVSLAPPASEQDEQDEEIAVSDDDGSDEEEKDKEKGWPKPAADKQLDDIDEDSEDEAFPDTHIKIDHGTGEVIMKSKTRTMSEVSDRSDDKPSFPALPKKTGKKQNSKEQKKDTKQEEKKEPTIKRGQRSKLKKIKEKYKDQDEEDRALMMDLLQSANTKDTKKSQKKALAKAKPGKAARGPKIPMPAPQILEAEDDDAEPEPDAEPEAEQQAGAGAGADAEALAQLTGCPFAEDELLFAVPVVAPYSALHNYKYKVKLTPGNSKRGKAAKTAVQVFIRDKTCSPREKDLLKAVKEENVARNFPGKVKLSAPQLHKHKK